One part of the Oligoflexus sp. genome encodes these proteins:
- a CDS encoding glycosyltransferase family 2 protein has translation MLEALAVLILLFWITRIPHFRKSVLRELPADYQLNSSPNVSLIVAARDEASRIEGSVRSLLRQDWPGKELIVVDDRSVDGTSEILDGLALEYPELKVIHNQELPSGWIGKCWALHRGASVASGEWLIFCDGDVMMEAHCVRSAVTVAETERLDHLCLAPQMISKHFLQDAVVFSLTFLFYIFQNPKHVFDSRRLENYIGIGAFNMIRRELYERCGGHKALRLEIVDDVFLGMLAKRHGGKSGFFLGHKLAHIHWYEGLGAYIRGLEKNAFAGLRFSWGLLAAAVLFQSLIFLVPPLGSFLLWQSSGMLFLASCVLSHALFMLNCHRQGGPWTRGFLLVPAILIQFVTFIRSAWVMTQQQGVIWRGTFYPLGELKAAQKILRGPLLPFRVRSKSTRL, from the coding sequence ATGCTCGAAGCCCTTGCTGTGCTTATTCTGCTGTTCTGGATCACCCGCATACCGCATTTCCGTAAATCCGTCCTGCGTGAGCTTCCTGCAGATTATCAGCTGAATTCGAGTCCGAACGTTTCGCTCATCGTGGCAGCGCGGGACGAGGCCAGCCGCATCGAGGGCAGCGTCCGCTCTCTTTTGCGCCAGGACTGGCCGGGCAAAGAACTGATCGTCGTCGATGACCGTTCGGTGGATGGGACGTCTGAGATTCTGGATGGTCTTGCGCTTGAATATCCTGAACTGAAGGTCATTCACAATCAAGAGCTGCCCTCAGGCTGGATCGGAAAATGCTGGGCCCTGCATCGCGGTGCGTCGGTCGCCAGCGGCGAATGGCTGATCTTCTGTGATGGTGATGTGATGATGGAAGCGCATTGCGTGCGGTCGGCGGTGACAGTGGCCGAGACGGAACGCCTCGATCACCTCTGCCTCGCGCCACAGATGATCAGCAAGCATTTTCTGCAGGATGCCGTGGTTTTTTCGCTGACTTTTCTTTTCTACATCTTTCAAAATCCGAAGCATGTCTTTGATTCCCGCCGCCTTGAAAATTACATAGGGATCGGGGCCTTCAACATGATAAGGCGCGAACTCTATGAACGCTGCGGTGGGCATAAGGCCCTGCGGCTTGAGATCGTCGATGATGTTTTTTTAGGAATGCTCGCCAAACGGCACGGCGGGAAATCGGGATTCTTTTTGGGGCATAAGCTGGCTCATATCCATTGGTATGAAGGGCTTGGGGCCTATATTCGCGGGCTTGAGAAAAATGCCTTTGCCGGTCTGCGATTTTCCTGGGGACTTTTGGCCGCTGCGGTGCTGTTTCAAAGCCTCATTTTCCTCGTGCCGCCCTTGGGATCTTTCCTGCTTTGGCAGAGCAGCGGGATGCTCTTTCTCGCTTCTTGCGTTTTGTCTCACGCACTTTTTATGCTGAACTGCCATCGGCAGGGCGGACCGTGGACCCGCGGGTTCCTCCTCGTTCCTGCCATCCTCATTCAATTCGTGACCTTCATCCGCTCGGCCTGGGTCATGACGCAGCAGCAGGGCGTGATATGGCGGGGAACATTCTATCCGCTCGGTGAACTGAAGGCCGCTCAAAAGATTTTGCGCGGCCCTTTGTTGCCCTTTCGTGTGCGTTCCAAGTCGACCCGCCTTTAG
- a CDS encoding catalase has translation MQKNQNIQNATVSDEKAALTTNQGVRIADDQNSLKAGPRGPTLLEDFHLREKITHFDHERIPERIVHARGAGAHGYFQVYKPMAAISRAAFLQDPQKKTPVFVRFSTVAGSRGSPDLARDARGFAVKFYTEEGIFDLVGNNMPVFFIQDALKFPDLVHAVKPEPHTEIPQASSAHDTFWDFISLMPESMHMIMWVMSDRALPRSYRMMEGFGVHTFRLINDKGQAVFVKFHWKPLQGLHAVLWDEALKINGVDPDFHRRDLWEAIEKGQFPEWELGFQMISEADAAKLDFDILDATKIIPEEMVPVTRVGKLVLNRNPDNFFAETEQVAFHPGHVVPGIDFSNDPLLAGRLFSYTDTQLSRLGSPNFPELPINRPLNPVHNNQRDAHMRHTVNTGRVAYQPNSLAGGCPFQSKASEGGFQSFPEGMTEVKSRARGPKFFDHFSQARQFYISQTTFERKHIAKALQFELGKVETTAIRSRMLGLLLRVDEDLAKTVARGLGLKAEPLPDLDVNHGVPADAKAADYKSLPTRWDVAESPALSMLRHKNPGIASMKVAVIVADGFDEGAYSALVKALAAHKAEAKVVGAHLGTIAAHEGQGVTADFSLETATSVLFDAVFVPGGEASVRKLEVEPNALRFIAEAFRHCKAIGLAGEARYLLEGAGLLRILPQDVHEKALDAGQTMELDGLLLGADGSALCKDFVQAMHSYRFWVREEKRQPPV, from the coding sequence ATGCAAAAGAATCAGAATATACAAAACGCGACGGTGAGTGATGAAAAAGCGGCCCTGACCACCAATCAGGGGGTTCGCATCGCCGACGATCAAAACTCTTTGAAAGCCGGCCCCCGCGGCCCTACCCTTCTGGAAGACTTCCATCTTCGGGAAAAGATCACCCACTTCGACCATGAACGCATACCCGAACGCATCGTGCATGCGCGCGGCGCCGGAGCCCATGGATACTTTCAAGTCTATAAACCCATGGCCGCCATCTCCAGGGCTGCTTTCCTGCAGGATCCTCAGAAAAAGACACCGGTGTTTGTTCGCTTTTCCACAGTCGCCGGCTCGCGCGGTTCGCCTGATCTTGCCCGTGATGCCCGCGGCTTTGCCGTTAAATTCTACACCGAAGAAGGCATCTTCGACCTTGTCGGGAACAATATGCCGGTGTTCTTCATTCAGGACGCCCTGAAGTTCCCAGACCTCGTACATGCCGTGAAACCCGAGCCGCATACTGAAATACCCCAGGCCTCATCCGCCCATGACACCTTCTGGGATTTTATCTCCCTGATGCCCGAGTCGATGCATATGATCATGTGGGTGATGTCCGATCGCGCGTTGCCCCGCAGCTATCGTATGATGGAAGGCTTCGGCGTTCATACGTTCCGTCTGATCAATGACAAAGGCCAGGCGGTCTTCGTAAAATTTCATTGGAAGCCGCTGCAGGGACTCCACGCCGTTCTTTGGGACGAGGCTCTGAAAATCAATGGCGTCGATCCCGACTTTCACCGTCGCGATCTGTGGGAAGCCATCGAGAAAGGCCAGTTCCCGGAATGGGAGCTTGGCTTTCAGATGATCTCGGAAGCGGATGCGGCCAAACTCGATTTTGATATCCTGGATGCCACCAAAATCATTCCCGAGGAAATGGTTCCAGTGACCCGCGTAGGCAAGCTGGTTCTGAATCGGAATCCCGATAACTTCTTCGCGGAAACCGAGCAGGTGGCTTTCCATCCTGGTCATGTCGTTCCCGGCATCGACTTCAGCAATGATCCCTTGCTGGCTGGCCGCCTTTTTTCTTACACGGATACTCAATTGAGCCGCCTCGGGAGCCCCAACTTTCCCGAGCTTCCGATCAACCGTCCCTTGAATCCTGTGCACAATAATCAGCGTGATGCTCACATGCGGCACACAGTCAACACAGGTCGCGTCGCCTATCAACCGAACTCCCTGGCTGGCGGCTGCCCCTTCCAATCCAAAGCGAGTGAAGGCGGTTTCCAAAGCTTTCCCGAGGGTATGACCGAAGTGAAGTCGCGCGCCCGCGGTCCTAAATTCTTCGATCATTTCAGCCAGGCGCGGCAGTTCTATATCAGTCAGACGACTTTTGAGAGAAAACACATAGCCAAGGCCCTTCAGTTTGAACTCGGCAAGGTGGAAACGACAGCCATCCGCTCGCGTATGCTGGGCCTTCTTTTGCGCGTGGATGAAGACCTCGCCAAAACCGTGGCCAGAGGCCTCGGCTTGAAAGCGGAACCCCTGCCGGACCTGGATGTGAATCACGGTGTTCCAGCCGACGCGAAAGCCGCCGATTACAAGTCCCTGCCGACCCGTTGGGATGTGGCGGAATCCCCTGCGCTGAGCATGTTAAGGCATAAGAACCCCGGCATTGCCAGCATGAAGGTCGCCGTGATCGTGGCGGATGGTTTCGATGAGGGCGCGTACAGCGCGCTTGTGAAAGCCCTGGCTGCCCATAAAGCGGAAGCCAAGGTAGTGGGCGCACACCTTGGAACCATAGCAGCTCATGAAGGTCAGGGCGTTACTGCGGATTTCTCGCTCGAAACCGCCACCTCGGTCCTCTTTGATGCCGTTTTCGTTCCGGGTGGTGAAGCCAGCGTGCGCAAGCTGGAGGTCGAACCCAACGCCCTGCGATTCATTGCCGAAGCCTTCCGCCATTGCAAAGCCATAGGGCTTGCCGGTGAAGCACGCTATCTTTTGGAAGGCGCCGGCCTTCTGCGCATTCTACCTCAGGATGTTCATGAGAAAGCCTTGGACGCGGGGCAGACCATGGAGCTGGATGGACTTTTGCTGGGTGCGGATGGCAGCGCCTTGTGCAAGGACTTTGTGCAGGCGATGCATAGCTATAGGTTCTGGGTACGCGAGGAAAAACGTCAGCCTCCGGTCTGA
- a CDS encoding zinc-dependent alcohol dehydrogenase encodes MKALCWQGTNTVAVERVPDPRILNPRDAIIRVTSTAICGSDLHLYGGKVPTLMKGDILGHEFMGEVVELGPAVKNLQIGDRVVVPFNIACGNCYFCERKMFSACDNSNPNPGLSEAGTGQACSALFGYTHMCGGYAGGQAEYVRVPFADVGPLVVPDDLSDEQVLFLSDIFPTGYMAAENCDIEPGHVVAVWGAGPVGQFAIRSAFMLGAERVFAIDRFPERLALAREAGAEVINYENEDVYEYLQEATGGQGPDACIDAVGMEAEGHTIDALMDSAKAIFRVQPDRAHALRQAIRSCRKGGVVSVPGVYIGLIDKFNFGMAFNKGLNFKMGQTHTHKYMRPLLERIQAGQIDPSFVISHRMTLDDAPEGYKMFRDKQQACTKIVMHLH; translated from the coding sequence ATGAAAGCTTTGTGCTGGCAAGGAACCAATACTGTCGCTGTCGAGCGGGTGCCTGATCCACGGATTCTGAATCCGCGCGATGCGATCATCCGCGTCACCAGCACAGCGATCTGCGGCTCGGACCTTCATCTTTATGGAGGCAAGGTGCCGACGCTGATGAAGGGCGATATCCTCGGTCATGAATTTATGGGCGAGGTCGTTGAACTCGGACCGGCCGTTAAAAATCTGCAGATCGGCGACCGGGTCGTGGTGCCCTTCAATATAGCCTGCGGCAACTGCTATTTCTGTGAGCGCAAAATGTTTTCCGCCTGTGATAACTCCAATCCCAATCCGGGGCTTTCGGAAGCGGGCACGGGACAGGCCTGCTCGGCGCTTTTTGGTTACACGCATATGTGTGGCGGTTATGCCGGCGGCCAGGCCGAGTATGTGCGCGTGCCCTTTGCGGACGTCGGCCCCTTGGTGGTGCCCGATGATCTGAGCGATGAGCAGGTGCTCTTTCTTTCCGATATTTTCCCAACCGGGTATATGGCCGCGGAAAACTGCGATATCGAACCTGGCCACGTCGTGGCTGTGTGGGGTGCGGGCCCCGTCGGGCAGTTTGCCATTCGCAGCGCATTCATGCTGGGGGCTGAACGCGTTTTTGCGATCGACCGTTTTCCAGAACGCCTTGCGCTCGCACGCGAGGCCGGAGCGGAGGTCATCAATTATGAAAACGAAGACGTCTACGAGTATCTCCAGGAAGCTACGGGTGGACAAGGTCCAGATGCTTGTATTGATGCGGTCGGCATGGAGGCCGAAGGCCATACGATCGATGCACTCATGGACTCGGCCAAAGCGATTTTTCGCGTCCAGCCGGATCGTGCCCACGCGCTTCGGCAGGCCATTCGCAGTTGCCGCAAGGGTGGTGTTGTATCGGTCCCGGGCGTCTACATAGGTCTTATTGATAAATTCAATTTCGGAATGGCCTTCAACAAAGGCCTGAATTTTAAAATGGGGCAAACCCACACGCATAAGTACATGCGTCCTTTATTGGAACGCATACAAGCGGGGCAGATTGATCCTTCGTTCGTCATCAGCCATCGCATGACTCTGGATGATGCGCCTGAAGGTTATAAAATGTTCCGCGATAAGCAGCAGGCCTGTACGAAGATTGTGATGCACCTGCACTGA
- a CDS encoding SDR family NAD(P)-dependent oxidoreductase: protein MEKNTQRPFAVITGASSGIGFELAREFHQHGFDLLLAAEDPGIFDAERSFNGNDAFIKGIQVDLASYEGVETLMQVIEELGRPVDAAAINAGVGVSGAFSDTDLRAEINLIHLNVVSAVHLAKRLIPGMKARGQGRILFTSSIAATSPGPYLAVYAASKAFLQSFAEAIRYELKDTGVTVTSLLPGATETAFFARAGMEDTKVGSEKKDDPRDVARAGFEALMAGRDSVIAGAFKNKVQGTLARLLPEPLGAGMQAQYNRPGSAASGLTRANFVNFQGSKPMHHNVSNTERFASIALGSTALFRSLFGRKRGTFSRLTQGVGGAGLLYRGLTGYCPVYEKMGKSTLQDSPGRLPLNFEKSIVINKSLDEVRSILGENDPVWQNSDSTLFPIRAGDQLWDLRLKESHDGKRTFLYASPSSQDSSEFKGGRLRIAGMKQALDGELRRLKALLETGEVPTIEGQPHGRRSAVGHAVETITETVQEKMHKDVPDLTPAVEASL, encoded by the coding sequence TTGGAAAAAAATACGCAGAGACCGTTCGCCGTCATTACTGGAGCATCCAGTGGCATCGGCTTTGAATTGGCTCGGGAATTCCATCAGCATGGCTTTGATCTCTTACTCGCCGCTGAAGATCCGGGGATCTTCGATGCCGAACGATCATTCAACGGCAACGATGCGTTCATCAAAGGCATACAGGTGGATCTTGCATCGTATGAAGGCGTCGAGACTCTCATGCAGGTCATCGAAGAGCTGGGACGACCCGTGGATGCTGCCGCGATCAATGCCGGCGTCGGCGTCTCAGGAGCTTTTAGCGATACGGATCTGCGTGCCGAAATAAACCTCATCCATTTGAATGTTGTCTCGGCAGTTCATCTGGCGAAACGATTGATTCCCGGCATGAAGGCTCGTGGACAGGGCCGCATCCTTTTCACGTCATCCATTGCCGCCACCAGTCCCGGCCCTTATTTGGCCGTCTATGCCGCGTCGAAGGCTTTTCTGCAATCCTTCGCCGAGGCCATTCGCTACGAACTGAAAGATACCGGCGTGACTGTGACTTCACTCCTGCCCGGAGCCACGGAGACTGCGTTTTTCGCGCGCGCGGGCATGGAGGATACCAAGGTCGGTTCCGAGAAGAAGGATGACCCACGCGATGTTGCACGGGCTGGCTTTGAAGCGCTGATGGCCGGTCGGGACTCGGTCATTGCAGGGGCTTTTAAAAACAAGGTGCAGGGAACGCTGGCCCGGCTTTTGCCAGAGCCTTTAGGGGCAGGCATGCAGGCTCAGTATAACAGGCCTGGTTCCGCGGCGAGCGGCCTGACCCGCGCGAACTTTGTTAATTTTCAAGGGAGTAAGCCCATGCATCACAATGTTTCGAATACGGAGCGCTTCGCCTCCATCGCCTTGGGATCCACAGCTCTTTTCAGAAGCTTATTCGGCAGAAAGCGCGGCACCTTCAGTCGTCTGACGCAGGGCGTCGGCGGCGCTGGCCTGCTCTATCGAGGTCTGACTGGTTATTGTCCCGTGTATGAAAAAATGGGCAAAAGCACGCTGCAGGATTCACCCGGACGTTTGCCCCTGAATTTTGAGAAGTCGATCGTGATCAATAAATCCCTCGACGAGGTGCGGTCCATCCTGGGTGAGAATGATCCGGTCTGGCAGAATTCCGACTCCACGCTCTTTCCCATCCGCGCGGGTGATCAGCTCTGGGATCTGCGGCTGAAGGAATCGCATGATGGCAAGCGCACCTTTCTTTACGCCTCGCCATCAAGCCAGGACAGCAGTGAATTCAAAGGCGGCCGTCTGCGCATCGCCGGCATGAAGCAGGCCCTGGATGGCGAATTGCGCCGTTTGAAAGCGCTTTTGGAAACCGGCGAGGTGCCCACGATTGAAGGCCAGCCTCACGGTCGCCGCAGTGCGGTCGGTCATGCTGTGGAAACCATCACCGAGACCGTGCAGGAAAAAATGCACAAGGACGTTCCGGATCTGACGCCTGCTGTGGAGGCATCGCTATGA
- the ligD gene encoding non-homologous end-joining DNA ligase, whose amino-acid sequence MGLQQYRNKRNFKSTPEPDGSKSSKKASPALRFVVQLHEASRRHYDLRLEMDGTMKSWAVPKGPSLDPMERRLAVQVEDHPIEYNDFEGVIPPGNYGAGVVMIWDEGTYRARAVEYPAQNDEDALRRGLEKGHITFIMEGSKLKGEFALIRLAKSDGDNWLLVKKHDAMASRSEITHADRSVRSGRTMGEIAALAPSEGKIWGSQKKTMKVEEKKKDKPVRSKTPSLKRKKLAPALQKKAEAASLATGKPIAWKPAAALPDLKNTVTFPLYDGYRALLRVDEDGDIGLTAKTGLSLSKRFPRLLKALKGLEGPLLLDGLVVPLNEGGEPRRRGRAAAKAELRHAFYIYDILHVDGYDLAGLKLKDRLSAIQDLQLICDDLRFEDSADESESTIGVLQRLADETYHGKNLPRTARGHREARPQREAVHEKEAMPGSRHEVLGRTARPGARQQVALTNLEKIYWPQEKITKGQLLDYYKNVAKFMLPHLRDRPQSLNRHPNGINGTSFFQKEVSGAVPGWMETATIGSGRSGKTVTYALCQTEADLLFLANMGCIEINTWLSRVSAINSPDFIVFDLDPGKIPFDAVIEVARTIKKLLDKLKAPGYCKTSGSRGLHIYVPIKDASSFDEARLFAQKFSEEVHRLHPDTTSLERSPERRANKIYLDYLQNRIGQTMAAVYSVRPKPKATVSTPLRWTEVKAGLDPGIFTITTLPKRLAKWGDLWQDMDAAAVSLSDCQKALDALVQTGKKLPKPPRRPVDKG is encoded by the coding sequence ATGGGCCTTCAGCAGTACCGCAATAAACGCAACTTCAAGAGCACGCCCGAGCCGGATGGATCAAAGTCCAGCAAGAAGGCGAGCCCGGCCCTGCGTTTTGTGGTTCAGCTGCACGAGGCTTCGCGCAGGCACTATGATCTGCGCCTTGAAATGGATGGCACCATGAAAAGCTGGGCGGTTCCCAAAGGGCCGAGCCTGGATCCCATGGAGCGACGCCTGGCGGTTCAGGTGGAAGATCACCCCATCGAGTATAACGATTTTGAGGGCGTGATTCCGCCCGGCAACTATGGAGCCGGGGTGGTCATGATCTGGGATGAAGGCACCTATAGGGCGCGGGCCGTGGAGTATCCGGCGCAAAATGATGAGGATGCTTTACGGCGCGGACTTGAAAAGGGACATATCACCTTCATCATGGAAGGCAGCAAGCTCAAGGGGGAGTTTGCTTTGATTCGATTGGCGAAGAGTGATGGGGATAACTGGCTACTTGTAAAAAAACATGATGCGATGGCCAGTCGCAGCGAGATCACCCACGCTGATCGTTCCGTCCGCAGTGGCCGCACCATGGGAGAGATCGCAGCCCTGGCGCCTTCAGAAGGAAAGATCTGGGGTTCGCAGAAGAAGACAATGAAGGTGGAGGAGAAGAAGAAGGACAAACCTGTTCGTTCGAAAACTCCCAGTCTCAAGCGGAAAAAACTGGCTCCAGCCCTTCAGAAAAAGGCCGAAGCGGCCTCTTTAGCGACGGGAAAACCCATCGCCTGGAAACCTGCAGCAGCTCTGCCGGATCTGAAGAACACGGTGACCTTTCCCCTCTATGATGGATACCGGGCTCTTTTGCGTGTGGATGAGGACGGGGATATCGGTCTGACCGCGAAAACCGGACTGTCCCTCAGCAAGCGTTTCCCCCGGCTTTTAAAGGCTCTGAAAGGCCTTGAGGGACCTTTGCTGCTCGATGGGCTGGTGGTTCCCCTGAACGAGGGCGGCGAGCCCCGACGTCGCGGTCGCGCTGCGGCCAAGGCTGAACTGCGACACGCCTTTTATATCTATGACATTCTCCATGTTGATGGATATGATCTGGCCGGTCTGAAGCTGAAGGACCGTTTAAGCGCCATCCAGGACCTGCAGCTGATCTGTGATGATCTCCGCTTCGAAGACAGTGCGGACGAATCGGAATCGACGATTGGTGTGTTGCAAAGACTTGCCGATGAAACATATCACGGCAAAAACCTGCCGCGGACCGCGCGGGGTCATCGCGAAGCCCGTCCGCAAAGGGAGGCTGTGCACGAGAAAGAAGCGATGCCAGGTTCCCGTCATGAAGTTTTAGGCCGGACCGCAAGGCCCGGAGCACGGCAGCAGGTGGCGCTCACCAACCTTGAAAAGATTTACTGGCCGCAGGAAAAAATCACCAAAGGCCAGCTGCTCGATTACTATAAAAATGTCGCAAAGTTCATGCTGCCCCATCTCAGAGATAGACCGCAGTCCCTGAACCGTCATCCCAATGGCATAAACGGCACCAGCTTTTTTCAAAAGGAAGTGTCAGGTGCGGTGCCGGGCTGGATGGAAACGGCGACGATCGGCTCGGGACGCTCGGGAAAAACGGTGACCTATGCCCTTTGCCAAACGGAAGCTGATCTTTTGTTCCTCGCGAACATGGGCTGCATTGAAATCAATACCTGGCTGTCCCGGGTTTCGGCCATCAATTCCCCTGATTTTATAGTGTTTGATCTTGATCCTGGAAAAATTCCTTTTGATGCGGTGATCGAGGTCGCGCGCACCATCAAAAAATTGCTCGATAAGCTGAAGGCCCCGGGCTACTGCAAAACCTCCGGTTCCCGCGGCCTGCATATCTATGTGCCGATCAAGGATGCCTCCAGTTTTGATGAGGCCCGCCTCTTCGCCCAAAAATTTTCCGAGGAAGTCCACCGCCTGCATCCCGATACGACAAGCCTGGAAAGGTCTCCCGAGCGCCGCGCGAACAAAATTTATCTCGACTATCTGCAGAATCGCATAGGCCAGACCATGGCCGCCGTCTATTCCGTTCGCCCGAAACCCAAGGCCACGGTCTCGACCCCGCTGCGCTGGACCGAGGTCAAAGCCGGGCTGGATCCGGGAATCTTTACCATCACGACATTGCCAAAGCGTCTCGCAAAATGGGGCGACCTCTGGCAGGACATGGATGCCGCGGCGGTTTCGCTTTCCGACTGTCAAAAAGCTCTGGATGCCCTCGTTCAGACTGGGAAAAAATTGCCTAAACCCCCGCGCCGGCCAGTCGATAAGGGCTGA
- a CDS encoding DUF72 domain-containing protein, whose amino-acid sequence MFSIFVGMAGWSFDGWRGSFYPEGLKQKDELAHASRRIHTIEVNGTFYSLFRPTSYLGWYAETPADFNFSLKGPKYITHERRLKDFQTPLNNFLASGILALREKLGCILWQFPPTMPFTRERFEPFFAALPHDMKTAAAMGQGHSSWLDGRTFLDVQENHRLRHAVEGRHPSFRDPLFVELAKQYGIAIVVGDTAGRWPLIEDVTTDFMYLRLHADEVKYPNGYTKKSLEYWGQRIKTWSLGSQPEDAALVVPGQPTPMPRTVFAYFDNDVKETAPLNALSMITLLKQEGILPERSVDAWQPALKEKKVTKAKKAKTKKTIKVKKKAKPRTRKKSA is encoded by the coding sequence ATGTTTTCGATTTTCGTAGGCATGGCAGGGTGGTCCTTTGATGGTTGGCGGGGCAGCTTTTATCCGGAAGGCTTGAAGCAGAAAGATGAGCTGGCTCATGCGAGCCGCCGCATTCATACCATCGAAGTCAACGGCACCTTCTATTCCCTTTTTCGACCGACGTCTTACCTTGGCTGGTATGCCGAGACTCCCGCGGATTTTAATTTTTCGCTGAAAGGTCCCAAGTACATCACCCACGAGCGGCGTTTGAAGGATTTTCAAACGCCTCTGAATAATTTTCTCGCATCAGGCATCCTTGCTCTGCGGGAAAAATTGGGCTGCATCCTTTGGCAATTCCCCCCCACTATGCCCTTCACCAGGGAACGCTTCGAACCTTTCTTTGCCGCTCTGCCGCATGATATGAAGACGGCGGCCGCGATGGGGCAGGGGCATTCCTCCTGGCTTGATGGCCGCACCTTTCTGGATGTGCAGGAGAATCACCGCCTGCGGCATGCTGTGGAAGGTCGGCATCCGAGTTTTCGTGATCCGCTTTTCGTGGAACTCGCAAAGCAGTATGGGATCGCGATCGTCGTTGGTGATACCGCGGGACGCTGGCCCTTGATCGAGGATGTCACCACGGATTTCATGTATCTTCGCCTGCATGCGGATGAAGTGAAATATCCGAACGGATATACGAAAAAAAGCCTGGAATACTGGGGGCAGCGCATCAAGACCTGGTCGCTGGGATCGCAACCTGAGGATGCGGCCCTGGTGGTTCCAGGACAGCCGACGCCGATGCCGCGCACGGTCTTCGCATACTTTGACAATGATGTGAAGGAAACAGCGCCTTTGAATGCGCTCAGTATGATCACGCTGCTGAAGCAGGAGGGAATCCTGCCCGAGCGAAGCGTGGATGCCTGGCAGCCGGCGCTGAAAGAAAAGAAAGTGACCAAAGCCAAAAAAGCCAAAACCAAAAAGACCATCAAAGTCAAAAAGAAAGCCAAGCCCAGGACGCGGAAAAAAAGCGCCTGA